A window of Eubacteriaceae bacterium ES3 contains these coding sequences:
- a CDS encoding RNA degradosome polyphosphate kinase: MSEKHLINREVSWLDFNYRVLEEAYDKSNLVMDRLKFLAITASNLDEFFMVRVAGIMDQINVGYEKRSADGLTPIEQLEIINGMTHEFMSRQYTCLSKSIIPELNQHGIYFKNYKELSEAEKEFVKQYFLQECYPVLTPQAIDNSRPFPLVKNNQVYILMMLHDKEAKNREQKEFMAILEIPKVLGRIIHLPKSDSLQEDHYMFIEDIIIPFVHELFTGYDVKHASEFRITRNGDLAIDEDEAEDLLIEIEKSIQQRKWGACIKLEVTRDTSKKMKKWLMKELKINEDEVYELNGKLDLTTFMKFQGRTEFSDLREEKYRPVLSADFYEKDDIFKVIREKDRLLHHPYHSFDTVIDFVRQAADDPDVLAIKQTLYRVSGDSPIIDALINAAQNGKQVTVLVELKARFDEENNIIWAKKLEKAGCHVIYGLVGLKIHCKMILIVRKESDGIRRYVHLGTGNYNDVTAALYTDIGMFTVNEGIASDVTTLFNVLSGYSHYTLWKKIDVAPKTMRDAFSKKIAREIENVRMGDRGKIIAKMNSLIDGDIIEKLYEASQAGVEIILIVRGMCSLIPGIPDLSENITVHSIVGTFLEHSRIYYFYNQGLEEYYLSSADWMERNLNRRIETLFPVEELDLKLKLEKILDITLRDTIKTRIMLKDGHYIRVDKRGKELLSCQQYFCQEAEKEFAQAKNRPMN, from the coding sequence ATGAGTGAGAAACATTTAATCAACAGAGAAGTCAGTTGGTTGGATTTCAATTATCGAGTATTAGAAGAAGCTTACGATAAAAGCAATCTGGTAATGGACCGGTTGAAATTCCTGGCAATTACGGCTTCGAATCTTGATGAGTTTTTTATGGTTCGCGTTGCCGGGATAATGGATCAGATTAATGTAGGTTATGAAAAACGCAGTGCTGATGGATTAACACCCATCGAGCAATTAGAGATAATTAATGGCATGACACATGAATTTATGTCTCGACAGTATACTTGTTTATCTAAGTCAATTATTCCAGAATTGAATCAGCATGGCATCTATTTTAAAAATTATAAAGAGCTTTCTGAAGCTGAAAAAGAATTTGTTAAACAGTATTTTCTACAGGAATGCTATCCTGTTCTGACACCTCAGGCAATTGATAACAGCCGACCGTTTCCACTAGTTAAAAATAATCAGGTTTACATTTTAATGATGCTTCACGATAAAGAAGCAAAGAATCGTGAACAGAAAGAATTTATGGCTATTCTGGAAATTCCCAAGGTTTTAGGTCGCATCATCCACCTTCCAAAATCCGATTCTTTGCAAGAAGATCATTATATGTTTATCGAGGATATCATCATTCCCTTTGTGCATGAGTTGTTTACAGGTTATGACGTGAAACATGCCAGTGAATTCAGAATAACCAGAAATGGGGACCTCGCAATTGATGAAGATGAGGCTGAAGACCTGTTGATAGAGATTGAAAAATCAATTCAACAACGTAAATGGGGTGCTTGTATTAAACTTGAAGTGACCCGTGATACCAGTAAAAAAATGAAAAAATGGCTGATGAAAGAGCTCAAAATAAATGAAGATGAAGTCTATGAGCTTAACGGAAAACTTGATCTAACCACTTTTATGAAATTCCAGGGACGAACGGAATTTAGTGATTTGCGTGAAGAAAAGTACAGACCAGTTCTTTCAGCAGATTTTTATGAAAAAGATGACATATTTAAAGTAATTCGTGAAAAAGATCGGCTGCTTCATCATCCTTATCACTCTTTTGATACAGTTATCGATTTTGTCAGACAGGCCGCAGATGACCCAGATGTTTTAGCAATTAAACAGACTTTATATCGGGTGAGCGGAGATTCTCCAATTATCGATGCTTTGATAAATGCAGCTCAAAATGGAAAACAGGTCACAGTTTTAGTTGAATTAAAAGCTCGATTTGATGAGGAAAACAACATTATTTGGGCGAAAAAACTTGAAAAGGCCGGTTGTCATGTCATCTATGGATTAGTTGGCTTAAAAATTCACTGTAAAATGATTTTAATTGTTCGAAAAGAATCTGATGGAATAAGACGTTATGTACATCTTGGAACAGGAAACTATAACGATGTTACCGCCGCTCTATATACTGATATCGGTATGTTTACTGTTAATGAAGGGATTGCTTCTGATGTAACAACATTGTTTAACGTCCTTTCTGGTTATAGTCACTATACTTTATGGAAAAAAATTGATGTAGCCCCGAAAACAATGCGGGATGCTTTTTCTAAAAAAATTGCAAGAGAAATTGAAAATGTAAGAATGGGAGATCGTGGAAAAATTATCGCTAAAATGAATTCTCTAATCGATGGCGATATTATCGAAAAACTGTATGAAGCATCTCAGGCAGGGGTAGAAATAATTCTGATTGTAAGAGGAATGTGTTCCTTGATCCCCGGTATACCAGATTTGAGCGAGAATATAACAGTTCATAGTATTGTCGGAACATTTTTGGAACATAGTCGAATCTATTATTTTTATAATCAGGGACTGGAAGAATATTATCTCTCAAGTGCAGATTGGATGGAACGTAATTTAAATCGTCGTATTGAAACTTTATTCCCCGTTGAGGAACTGGACTTAAAATTAAAACTTGAAAAAATTCTTGATATTACACTTCGAGACACGATTAAAACCAGGATTATGCTTAAAGACGGCCATTATATAAGGGTTGATAAAAGAGGAAAAGAACTACTTTCTTGTCAGCAATATTTTTGTCAAGAAGCTGAAAAGGAATTTGCGCAGGCTAAAAATAGACCAATGAATTGA
- a CDS encoding exopolyphosphatase, whose translation MIKRFSVIYIGSNKCELIIGQRGKGCINILDRASYPIRFGSQSFSQGFIDFKLVYALCQTINDYIGMSKAFDVDSIKILGTTALREAKNQIYILEQIRINTGGYEVEILDQEEEIHLIYRHMILKCESSYNIIEQKNGDQMIAAISSGNLSVALLKKGVIDYHQTAELGYLKMKHFLRSIEENTERFETLLNEFIGINTREITENIDQRNIQKLFVSSHEVEMIARLYGCNDQKQFYDLEVEGFEALYNECINLTMNQLMRKYEFLTANEAETLNHTLILYLKLIKETGVKKLTLIPMSIGDAIMDNHFQVMKTQRLMEWIEEGSYQSAIKIGEKYHISIKHAKQIEMLSLKIFDALKKHHEMGRRERMLLSMLAYLQGVGMMINSKDYWIQSRHIIENTDMIGITTYERQLMGLICELVKSQVVEPEMYMKNVDTIAFLKVAKLTAILKLALALDQSDQQKVKKIACRVKEEQLQIEVSTGINFQLEEYFFKYSSYTMEKIYGIKPVLKIKRVEL comes from the coding sequence ATGATAAAACGATTTTCAGTTATTTATATTGGTTCAAACAAGTGCGAGCTAATTATAGGTCAACGGGGAAAAGGATGTATTAATATCCTGGATCGAGCCAGTTATCCCATTCGCTTTGGAAGTCAAAGCTTCTCACAGGGATTTATCGATTTTAAATTAGTTTATGCCCTCTGTCAAACGATTAACGATTATATTGGGATGTCAAAAGCTTTTGATGTAGATAGTATTAAAATTCTTGGTACAACAGCGCTCCGTGAAGCTAAAAATCAGATCTATATACTCGAACAAATTCGGATTAACACTGGCGGTTACGAGGTCGAAATTCTCGATCAGGAAGAAGAAATTCATTTAATATATCGTCATATGATTTTAAAATGTGAAAGCAGCTATAATATAATTGAGCAGAAAAATGGTGATCAGATGATAGCAGCGATCTCTAGTGGAAACTTATCAGTGGCATTATTGAAAAAGGGTGTTATCGACTATCATCAGACGGCTGAGTTGGGTTATCTGAAAATGAAACATTTTCTCCGTTCAATCGAAGAAAACACAGAACGTTTTGAAACATTGTTAAATGAGTTTATTGGGATTAATACCAGGGAAATAACTGAAAATATTGACCAACGCAATATTCAGAAATTATTTGTTTCTTCTCACGAAGTAGAAATGATAGCCAGATTGTATGGTTGTAATGATCAAAAACAATTTTACGATCTGGAGGTGGAAGGTTTTGAAGCACTTTATAATGAGTGTATTAATTTGACAATGAATCAACTGATGAGAAAATACGAATTTTTGACAGCAAATGAGGCTGAAACTTTAAATCATACATTGATCCTTTATTTAAAACTGATCAAAGAAACAGGCGTTAAAAAGCTGACATTAATTCCTATGAGTATAGGCGATGCTATCATGGATAATCATTTTCAGGTAATGAAAACGCAACGTCTTATGGAATGGATTGAAGAAGGGTCGTATCAGTCAGCAATTAAAATAGGTGAAAAATATCATATTTCGATAAAACACGCTAAACAGATCGAAATGCTAAGCTTAAAAATCTTCGATGCATTAAAAAAACACCATGAGATGGGAAGACGAGAAAGAATGCTTTTATCGATGCTTGCCTATCTTCAAGGGGTAGGCATGATGATCAATTCAAAAGACTATTGGATTCAAAGCCGTCATATCATTGAAAATACTGATATGATTGGAATAACAACTTATGAAAGACAATTAATGGGTCTTATTTGTGAATTAGTTAAATCACAGGTTGTGGAGCCTGAAATGTACATGAAAAATGTCGATACGATAGCGTTTCTAAAAGTTGCTAAACTAACCGCAATTCTAAAATTAGCTCTTGCACTCGATCAAAGCGACCAACAAAAAGTTAAAAAAATTGCTTGCCGGGTAAAGGAAGAACAGTTGCAGATTGAAGTGTCTACAGGAATAAATTTTCAATTGGAAGAATATTTTTTTAAATATAGTTCATATACGATGGAAAAAATTTATGGTATAAAGCCAGTATTAAAGATAAAGAGAGTGGAGTTATGA
- a CDS encoding rubredoxin, whose translation MEKFECDVCGYVYDPELGDPDNGIAPGTAFADIPDSWECPTCGVDKDSFSSL comes from the coding sequence ATGGAAAAATTTGAATGTGATGTATGTGGATATGTGTATGATCCTGAATTAGGAGATCCAGATAACGGGATTGCACCAGGTACGGCATTTGCTGATATTCCAGACAGTTGGGAATGTCCGACTTGTGGAGTGGATAAAGACTCGTTCAGTAGTTTATAG
- a CDS encoding ROK family glucokinase, which translates to MGIGIDVGGTAIKAGVVDERGYVKHRMHIATNLESDYEQILSNLEEIIVQLCKNSAESSVGIGVPGIVSANGEMVLSCPNLGWKNKALKKDLETRLDLKVNLVNDANAAAMGESLYGSGKGKTSSILLTLGTGIGGGLIINNGLIAGSHGVGSEIGHIIVGENFYQCGCGKNGCLETFSSATALTKYVNMRIKEGATSELKECQELDAEVIFDAAKKNDILACEATERMFYYLGLVISNLIDIIDPEIFIIGGGLSAAGDFLLKGIREATYKFLTYKELVRPEIVLASLGNDAGLIGAASL; encoded by the coding sequence ATGGGGATTGGCATTGATGTAGGAGGAACGGCTATCAAAGCAGGTGTAGTTGATGAAAGAGGATACGTAAAACACAGAATGCATATCGCGACAAATTTAGAAAGCGATTATGAACAGATTTTATCAAACCTCGAAGAGATTATTGTCCAATTATGTAAAAATAGCGCGGAATCCTCAGTTGGGATTGGTGTTCCCGGAATTGTATCGGCTAATGGAGAAATGGTTTTATCTTGCCCTAACCTCGGATGGAAAAATAAAGCACTAAAAAAGGATCTGGAAACTCGGTTGGATTTAAAAGTAAATTTAGTCAATGATGCAAACGCTGCAGCAATGGGAGAATCCTTATATGGTAGTGGCAAAGGAAAAACATCATCAATTTTGTTAACACTTGGTACTGGTATTGGCGGTGGCCTGATTATTAATAATGGGTTAATCGCTGGTAGTCATGGGGTAGGCAGTGAAATAGGACACATTATTGTAGGTGAAAATTTTTATCAATGCGGTTGTGGTAAAAACGGTTGTCTGGAAACATTTTCTTCAGCAACCGCACTGACTAAATATGTAAATATGCGTATTAAAGAAGGTGCAACTTCAGAACTTAAAGAATGTCAAGAACTTGATGCCGAAGTTATTTTTGATGCAGCTAAGAAAAATGATATCCTTGCCTGTGAGGCAACTGAAAGAATGTTTTATTATCTAGGGTTAGTCATTTCAAATTTGATTGATATTATAGATCCGGAAATTTTTATTATTGGTGGAGGACTTTCTGCTGCAGGTGACTTTCTTTTAAAAGGAATCCGTGAAGCGACTTATAAATTTTTAACTTATAAGGAATTAGTCAGGCCTGAAATAGTACTGGCATCGCTAGGAAACGATGCAGGTCTAATTGGAGCCGCCAGTTTATAA
- a CDS encoding ABC transporter permease, whose protein sequence is MLGKLLKHELKATGRTFLPIYAALIILTILNKLVITLGIPNFYEETTVSNPFLEMIFVITMFLYVSIVVALSVMTLVVIVQRFYKNLFSDEGYLMFTLPVKVNEHILSKLLIALLWTFISTIAIIITILILSWGSFSWLDVTQSFSLLSTEIETQLHLSIGLVIFEAVLLVIAEIVSSILMIYVSITIGQLFNQHRVIAAFGAYIVISVVLQIIFSLVILLIPIFNLDYTFMSLIDPTELVQWVLNGTTAVNIILSAIFYFATQYIIKNKLNLE, encoded by the coding sequence ATGCTAGGTAAATTACTAAAACATGAACTTAAAGCAACAGGACGAACATTTTTGCCTATCTATGCTGCATTAATTATATTAACGATATTAAATAAGCTGGTTATAACTTTAGGTATACCAAATTTTTATGAAGAAACAACGGTTAGTAATCCGTTTTTAGAAATGATTTTTGTAATTACTATGTTTTTATATGTCTCAATCGTAGTGGCTCTAAGTGTAATGACACTGGTGGTCATTGTTCAAAGATTTTATAAAAATCTTTTTTCTGATGAAGGCTATCTGATGTTTACACTTCCTGTTAAAGTAAACGAGCATATCCTGTCAAAGTTACTTATTGCATTGTTATGGACATTCATCTCAACAATTGCTATTATCATTACAATTCTGATTCTTTCCTGGGGATCATTCAGCTGGTTAGATGTTACACAATCTTTCTCATTACTATCAACAGAGATAGAGACACAACTGCACCTAAGTATTGGATTAGTAATCTTTGAGGCAGTATTACTTGTCATTGCTGAAATAGTATCCTCCATTTTAATGATATATGTTTCAATTACAATAGGTCAATTATTCAATCAGCATCGGGTGATTGCTGCCTTTGGTGCCTATATTGTAATTTCAGTAGTTTTACAGATCATCTTTTCCCTAGTAATACTTCTAATACCAATTTTTAATCTAGATTATACATTTATGAGTCTAATTGACCCGACAGAATTAGTTCAATGGGTTTTAAATGGAACAACAGCAGTAAATATTATTCTATCAGCGATTTTTTATTTTGCTACTCAATATATTATCAAAAATAAATTAAATCTCGAATAG
- a CDS encoding ABC transporter ATP-binding protein has product MKTILKATELSKNFGKKEALKSINLEIPMGKIVGLLGPNGSGKTTFIKLATGLLVPNSGELTVDGELPGVETKKKVSYLPERTYLNSWMKISDILNFFEDFYSDFNRIKAQNMMMDLGINSNERLKTLSKGNKEKVQLILVMSRDAELYLLDEPIGGVDPAARDYILNTIITNYQENASVIISTHLIADIERVLDEIIFISNGELALSATVDEIREEHHQSVDELFREVFKC; this is encoded by the coding sequence ATGAAGACCATACTCAAAGCAACAGAACTCTCTAAAAATTTCGGTAAAAAAGAAGCGCTTAAAAGCATCAATCTGGAAATCCCAATGGGTAAAATCGTCGGGCTACTCGGTCCAAATGGGAGCGGTAAAACAACCTTCATTAAACTGGCAACCGGGCTGCTGGTACCAAATTCAGGTGAATTAACAGTTGATGGAGAACTTCCAGGCGTTGAAACCAAGAAAAAAGTGTCCTACCTTCCAGAAAGAACCTATTTAAACAGCTGGATGAAAATCAGCGATATTTTAAATTTTTTCGAAGACTTCTATTCGGATTTCAATCGAATAAAAGCGCAAAATATGATGATGGATCTTGGAATAAATAGCAATGAGCGCTTAAAAACATTATCCAAAGGTAATAAAGAAAAAGTTCAACTGATTCTTGTTATGAGTCGAGACGCTGAACTTTATCTACTTGACGAACCAATAGGTGGAGTAGATCCTGCTGCCAGAGATTATATTCTTAATACCATTATTACAAATTACCAGGAAAATGCTTCCGTGATTATTTCTACTCATCTGATTGCCGACATTGAGAGAGTGCTTGATGAGATCATATTCATATCTAATGGTGAATTAGCCTTGTCGGCGACGGTTGATGAAATCCGTGAAGAACATCATCAATCGGTTGATGAATTATTTAGAGAGGTGTTTAAATGCTAG
- a CDS encoding GntR family transcriptional regulator, which translates to MKWNIDSDRPIYKQLIEQIEFRIVSGLYKPGDKLLSVRELAMEAGVNPNTMQKALAELERAGLVYSKRTSGRFITEEVEVIEEIKISMAKEEIERFFSKMKLLGYAKEEIISLIDSDEERGRQNEDHTQSNRTL; encoded by the coding sequence ATGAAATGGAACATCGATTCTGATCGTCCAATTTACAAACAATTGATTGAACAAATCGAATTTAGGATTGTGTCAGGCCTTTACAAGCCCGGAGATAAATTACTGTCTGTTCGGGAATTGGCAATGGAAGCGGGAGTAAATCCTAATACCATGCAAAAAGCATTGGCAGAGCTTGAGAGAGCTGGACTTGTATACAGCAAGCGAACAAGTGGACGATTTATTACGGAGGAAGTAGAAGTGATTGAAGAAATCAAGATATCAATGGCGAAAGAAGAAATTGAAAGATTTTTTTCTAAAATGAAGTTACTTGGCTACGCCAAAGAAGAGATTATTTCTCTGATCGATTCGGATGAAGAAAGAGGCAGACAGAATGAAGACCATACTCAAAGCAACAGAACTCTCTAA
- a CDS encoding AarF/UbiB family protein, whose protein sequence is MSTANYSDLSTEKSNTNSKRLRKIISILVNHEITQGLTPEKLRAIIEDLGPTFIKVGQMMSMRRDILSNDYCEELQKLRSQVKPMEYEVVIATIEEEYKALIETVFRKINPEPLGSASIAQVHEAELLDGSKVVVKVQRPGIYRMMEQDVALLHRATKILNFASISNVVDFKVIVDEMWNTAQQEMDFLIEAKNAHEFRDLQEEIKYIDCPIVYDQYTTSKVLVMESIEGIEIDDHLALIEAGYDLEEIGLKLADNYIKQVIDDGFFHADPHPGNIFIRNGQIVWIDLGMMGRLTKREMNLFKRSVKSVASGDVEALENVILSLGIHKGRQINHSRLYEGIDRMLEDYGTDDISNINMGKFLEEILKIAGENHIGMPRGISMLSRGIMTLEGLIADLSPQKNIVSIMSGHMAGLTMAEFDLQQFLMRNGKKILTSGGKAINVPGQISDLLKLFNKGQVKINLELMGSEEPLHEIDRMVNKIVICIISAALLIGSSFIATTDMNPKFLGIPVLGTIGYLSAILLSSWLMISILRKWRHR, encoded by the coding sequence ATGAGTACTGCAAACTATTCTGATCTATCAACAGAAAAATCAAATACTAATTCGAAAAGACTAAGAAAGATTATTTCTATTCTTGTCAATCATGAAATCACACAAGGGTTGACCCCAGAAAAACTTAGAGCTATTATCGAGGATCTGGGGCCAACCTTTATTAAAGTTGGCCAGATGATGTCCATGCGCAGGGATATTCTTTCTAATGACTACTGCGAAGAACTCCAGAAACTTCGTTCGCAAGTAAAACCAATGGAATATGAAGTGGTCATCGCCACCATTGAAGAAGAGTATAAGGCACTAATTGAAACCGTTTTTAGAAAAATTAATCCTGAACCTTTGGGGTCAGCTTCAATAGCTCAGGTTCACGAAGCTGAACTGCTTGATGGCTCAAAGGTAGTTGTAAAGGTTCAACGTCCTGGAATCTACAGGATGATGGAACAGGATGTTGCCCTGCTGCATCGTGCAACAAAAATATTAAACTTTGCGAGCATTAGTAATGTGGTAGATTTTAAAGTAATTGTCGACGAAATGTGGAATACAGCCCAACAGGAAATGGATTTTCTGATTGAAGCTAAAAACGCCCATGAATTTAGGGATTTACAGGAAGAAATTAAGTATATTGATTGCCCTATAGTTTATGACCAGTACACAACATCAAAGGTTTTGGTAATGGAATCAATTGAAGGAATCGAAATTGATGACCACCTGGCCTTAATTGAGGCGGGTTATGATTTAGAAGAAATTGGTCTGAAGTTAGCTGATAATTACATCAAACAGGTCATTGATGATGGCTTTTTTCACGCCGATCCTCATCCTGGAAATATTTTTATTCGAAATGGACAAATTGTATGGATCGATTTGGGGATGATGGGTCGACTCACTAAACGTGAGATGAATTTATTTAAAAGAAGTGTGAAGTCAGTTGCCTCTGGTGATGTGGAAGCCCTGGAAAATGTAATTTTATCATTAGGTATCCATAAAGGACGACAGATTAATCACTCTCGGCTGTATGAAGGAATTGACCGAATGCTGGAAGATTATGGAACTGATGACATTAGTAATATCAATATGGGTAAATTTCTTGAAGAGATTCTAAAAATTGCCGGTGAAAACCATATCGGGATGCCACGCGGTATTAGTATGCTCAGTCGTGGAATTATGACACTTGAAGGACTTATTGCTGATTTGTCACCCCAGAAAAATATTGTCAGTATCATGAGTGGACATATGGCCGGACTGACAATGGCTGAGTTTGATTTGCAACAGTTTCTAATGAGAAACGGTAAAAAAATATTAACTTCTGGTGGAAAGGCCATTAACGTTCCTGGACAGATTTCTGATCTGCTAAAATTATTCAATAAGGGTCAGGTAAAAATTAATTTGGAATTAATGGGATCTGAAGAACCACTTCACGAAATTGACCGAATGGTTAATAAGATTGTTATCTGCATAATTAGTGCTGCGCTCTTAATCGGTTCAAGTTTTATTGCCACAACAGATATGAATCCAAAATTTTTGGGAATTCCAGTGTTGGGTACTATTGGATATTTAAGTGCAATTCTATTAAGTAGCTGGTTAATGATTTCGATACTAAGGAAGTGGCGGCATCGTTAG
- a CDS encoding phasin family protein, translated as MLTSIGEDLKKIFLAGVGAVAATAEKSQELIDELVEKGELTVEQGKVLNEELKHNIKETIKKNVTVKVEKDGEPLSAQDIMDDIENMSPEDLEAIKEKIETVKMKAEEENTDE; from the coding sequence ATGTTAACTAGTATTGGCGAAGATTTAAAAAAAATATTTTTGGCAGGTGTAGGAGCAGTTGCAGCTACGGCGGAAAAATCACAAGAACTCATTGATGAGCTAGTGGAAAAGGGCGAGTTAACGGTGGAGCAGGGCAAAGTTTTAAATGAAGAATTAAAGCATAATATCAAAGAAACAATTAAGAAAAATGTAACTGTCAAAGTGGAAAAAGATGGTGAACCCCTTTCAGCCCAGGATATTATGGATGACATAGAAAACATGAGTCCTGAAGATTTAGAGGCGATTAAAGAAAAAATTGAAACAGTAAAAATGAAAGCAGAAGAAGAAAACACAGACGAATAA
- a CDS encoding flavodoxin family protein — translation MQKVLVLNGSHKQYKSYTMKVTEAFISGLTHNNEEFETDIINLREHKILPCISCFHCWTNTPGECVQEDDMKELLEKYLEADLIIWSTPLYHYGISSIMKNFLERTLPLLLPFIDPEGGDVYGHPYRDQEKMKSKRHMLISTCGLPTQNNNYEGVFAQFDNLFGKDKWEKIICVEGELFGVSQLDVHTAPYLELVRLAGEKYRELNTIPDELKKGLEKPFVEIPTYLKTANLKWGIDDTRFKESDGGLLGWEVFKRIEGAFNPRVRPGLKAVLEIELTDVKECYQLIIKNNHCSLVVNDLQKATTMVKTQLTTLERIVDGSFDLGQAIIDKRFLVNGNFSIINAMMDGLFGNLVFHVEKSKKMIPISFKNTPYWFILTLIPWLFCQMIVDTNPIVAVVLALMMSGFLCAIKKGQELVFFDKITLLYFSLLAIVTIPEQLMINQSIIGALTYFVLMVIFLVSIFKTVPLTADYTHFLVGRNALKDVLFIRTNRLISFVWAIVCLVQGIAAALMSNMFLSNFATMIPLVLWIPAVLFSLWFVKWYPANLAKAS, via the coding sequence ATGCAAAAGGTTTTAGTTTTAAATGGAAGCCACAAGCAATATAAAAGTTACACAATGAAAGTAACTGAGGCGTTCATTTCAGGGCTGACACATAACAATGAAGAATTTGAAACGGACATTATCAATTTGCGTGAGCATAAGATCTTACCCTGTATCAGCTGTTTTCATTGTTGGACTAACACACCTGGTGAATGTGTTCAAGAAGATGATATGAAAGAGTTGCTTGAAAAATATCTGGAAGCGGATCTGATTATTTGGTCAACTCCACTTTATCATTATGGTATTTCAAGTATCATGAAAAACTTTTTAGAACGAACTTTACCACTGCTGCTGCCATTTATTGACCCTGAGGGGGGGGATGTTTATGGGCATCCTTATCGCGATCAGGAGAAAATGAAGTCAAAAAGACATATGCTTATCAGCACTTGTGGCTTACCAACGCAAAATAATAATTATGAAGGTGTTTTTGCCCAATTTGATAATCTTTTCGGTAAAGATAAATGGGAAAAAATTATCTGTGTTGAAGGTGAATTGTTTGGAGTTTCACAGCTCGATGTTCACACGGCACCTTATCTTGAGCTGGTCAGGTTAGCTGGTGAAAAATATCGTGAATTGAATACAATTCCAGATGAACTGAAAAAAGGACTTGAAAAACCATTTGTTGAAATACCTACTTATCTAAAAACTGCGAATTTAAAGTGGGGAATAGATGACACCCGTTTCAAGGAATCAGATGGTGGATTATTAGGATGGGAAGTTTTTAAGCGAATCGAAGGCGCTTTTAATCCCAGGGTTCGACCAGGCTTAAAAGCAGTTTTGGAAATTGAATTGACTGATGTGAAAGAGTGTTATCAGCTTATAATAAAGAACAACCATTGCAGCTTAGTTGTTAATGATTTACAAAAGGCAACGACAATGGTAAAAACGCAACTAACAACACTTGAACGTATAGTAGACGGAAGTTTTGATTTAGGACAGGCAATCATTGATAAGCGATTTCTAGTTAATGGAAATTTTTCAATTATTAATGCTATGATGGATGGGTTATTTGGGAATCTTGTCTTTCACGTTGAAAAAAGTAAAAAAATGATTCCAATCTCTTTTAAGAATACGCCATACTGGTTTATTCTAACCCTGATTCCCTGGCTTTTCTGTCAAATGATTGTAGATACAAATCCAATTGTAGCAGTCGTTCTTGCTTTGATGATGAGCGGTTTTTTATGCGCAATAAAAAAAGGCCAGGAACTAGTGTTCTTTGATAAAATCACGCTTCTATATTTCTCGTTGCTGGCAATAGTAACAATTCCTGAACAGTTAATGATCAATCAATCGATTATTGGAGCTTTAACTTATTTTGTGCTGATGGTAATTTTTCTGGTATCAATATTTAAAACTGTTCCTCTCACAGCTGACTACACACATTTTCTAGTTGGTAGAAATGCACTTAAAGACGTACTTTTCATTCGAACTAATCGATTGATTAGTTTTGTCTGGGCAATTGTGTGTTTGGTTCAGGGAATAGCAGCTGCATTAATGTCAAATATGTTTTTATCTAATTTTGCAACAATGATACCATTAGTTCTCTGGATTCCGGCAGTTTTATTTTCACTCTGGTTTGTGAAATGGTATCCTGCTAATCTGGCTAAAGCCAGTTAA